One genomic segment of Thermovibrio guaymasensis includes these proteins:
- a CDS encoding Gfo/Idh/MocA family protein: MFRLGILGGGLNSVVGYTHFVASQMDKRFKVVSGVFSRNLEINKKTAEFWDVERFYNSFEEFIEKEKKRLDAVSVLLPTPDHFRVVKKLLENDIPVICEKPLFSSLEELIKLENEVDLNDKFLVITYNYIAYPILCELKRMISEGIFGKVINIHLEMPQESFLRPPKSVDYPPVWRKKDGNIPVILLDLASHLLSLSKYLTGKRIKSVYSVLKSFSSYNVVDEVKVILDYEDEATGFLWVSKVAFGNRNGLKVSIYGTKASAVWIQEEPEKLYVNYRNGKKCILDRGANLEISKVRLYNRMTPGHPAGFIEAFANLYYEIADALENYLKGKPYSVNPVIWTFKDEKESFKVLDAIVKSSIINNKVEIKY; the protein is encoded by the coding sequence TTGTTTAGATTAGGTATTTTGGGAGGTGGATTAAACTCAGTTGTAGGCTATACCCACTTTGTTGCTAGTCAAATGGATAAGAGATTTAAAGTAGTCTCAGGAGTTTTCAGTAGAAATTTAGAAATAAATAAGAAGACTGCAGAATTCTGGGATGTAGAACGTTTCTATAACTCCTTTGAAGAATTTATAGAGAAAGAAAAAAAAAGATTGGATGCAGTGTCTGTTTTACTTCCAACGCCTGATCATTTTAGGGTAGTTAAAAAACTATTGGAGAATGATATTCCTGTTATATGTGAAAAGCCTTTATTTTCTTCTTTAGAAGAATTAATAAAGTTAGAAAATGAGGTAGACTTAAATGATAAATTCCTTGTAATTACTTACAATTATATAGCGTATCCTATTCTTTGTGAATTAAAAAGGATGATTTCAGAGGGTATCTTCGGAAAAGTCATCAATATCCATCTTGAGATGCCTCAAGAAAGCTTTCTAAGACCCCCAAAATCTGTTGATTATCCTCCTGTATGGAGAAAAAAAGATGGTAACATACCTGTTATACTGCTTGATCTTGCGTCTCATCTTTTAAGTCTCTCTAAATATCTTACTGGAAAAAGGATAAAATCTGTTTATTCTGTGCTTAAATCTTTTTCTTCTTACAACGTTGTTGATGAAGTAAAGGTGATATTGGACTATGAAGATGAAGCAACAGGTTTTCTATGGGTTAGTAAAGTTGCATTTGGAAATAGGAATGGCCTAAAAGTTTCTATTTACGGTACGAAGGCATCAGCTGTTTGGATTCAGGAGGAACCGGAGAAACTATATGTAAACTATAGGAACGGGAAAAAATGTATTTTGGATAGAGGAGCTAACCTTGAGATTTCGAAGGTAAGACTATACAATAGAATGACACCTGGACATCCGGCAGGATTTATAGAAGCGTTTGCTAATCTTTATTATGAGATAGCAGATGCTTTAGAGAATTATTTAAAGGGTAAACCTTATTCTGTGAATCCCGTCATATGGACATTTAAGGATGAAAAGGAGAGTTTTAAAGTGCTTGATGCAATTGTTAAATCTTCAATAATTAATAATAAAGTGGAGATAAAATATTGA
- the tnpA gene encoding IS200/IS605 family transposase, whose protein sequence is MGKSNLKSNIRRGRTCVYNCNYHIVFSTKYRQKVLTPEVEDFLKRVMVESGIEKGFEVAMVEVGEQDHVYILVSAHPKIAPSYIVKMVKGISTRKLFLKFPELKKKLWKGHLWNPSYYIETIGSNSEDVIRKYLENQKRK, encoded by the coding sequence ATGGGAAAATCAAACTTGAAATCCAACATAAGAAGAGGGAGAACCTGCGTATATAACTGCAATTACCACATAGTATTTTCAACTAAATACAGGCAAAAAGTTTTAACTCCTGAAGTGGAAGATTTCCTCAAGAGAGTGATGGTAGAAAGCGGAATAGAGAAAGGTTTTGAAGTAGCGATGGTAGAAGTAGGAGAGCAAGACCACGTTTACATCCTTGTATCAGCACATCCGAAAATAGCTCCTTCATACATAGTAAAGATGGTAAAGGGAATAAGCACAAGAAAACTGTTTTTAAAATTTCCAGAGCTTAAAAAGAAACTGTGGAAAGGACATTTGTGGAATCCGTCTTACTATATAGAAACAATAGGTTCAAATTCTGAGGATGTGATACGCAAATATTTAGAGAACCAGAAGAGGAAATAG
- a CDS encoding PseG/SpsG family protein, with translation MQVAILTEGGEKRGLGHVIRCSAIYEAFIEIGIKPVVYIDLSDKIYYKTLEFKEVNWLENKEVLKTLENFDIVIVDSYIADYDLYEEISSKVKIPVFLDDNARIDYPRGIIVNFSLCAEKIFENRKNESNYYLLGPQYIPIRKAFLEISKIRKDKKDRINQIFLMFGGTDVINLSAKVLKLLKENTFSSFRKVVVTGSRKIAIDIRQNFPDVEVLLNPDPGVLARKMAMSDLAISAAGMTLYELAYLQIPTIAICVADNQRRGLYEFVNKGYLKEYLSYEDPLLLSKIRSSLHFMMSNYTKVRRRSLIGRNIVDGRGSKRLVNKLVRFYREKSIDTRR, from the coding sequence TTGCAAGTAGCAATTCTAACTGAAGGAGGAGAAAAAAGGGGATTGGGGCATGTCATTAGATGTTCAGCTATTTACGAAGCTTTTATAGAGATTGGAATAAAACCTGTTGTATATATTGATTTAAGTGATAAAATATATTATAAAACTCTTGAATTCAAAGAAGTGAATTGGTTGGAAAATAAAGAAGTTTTAAAAACTTTGGAAAACTTTGATATTGTAATTGTTGATAGTTATATTGCAGATTATGACCTATATGAAGAAATTTCAAGCAAAGTTAAAATTCCTGTATTCTTAGATGATAATGCTAGAATAGATTATCCTAGAGGAATAATTGTTAATTTTTCTTTATGTGCTGAAAAAATCTTTGAGAATAGAAAAAATGAGTCAAATTACTACCTGTTGGGTCCTCAATATATACCTATAAGAAAAGCCTTTCTTGAAATTTCTAAAATTCGAAAAGATAAAAAAGATAGGATAAATCAGATATTTCTTATGTTTGGTGGAACAGATGTGATTAATTTATCTGCTAAAGTTCTAAAGCTACTAAAGGAAAATACTTTCTCTTCGTTCAGAAAGGTAGTAGTAACTGGTAGCAGGAAGATAGCTATTGATATTCGTCAGAACTTTCCTGATGTGGAAGTTCTATTAAATCCAGATCCGGGAGTGCTTGCTAGAAAAATGGCCATGAGTGATTTAGCGATATCGGCTGCCGGCATGACCCTTTACGAACTTGCATATTTGCAGATTCCTACTATTGCTATTTGCGTAGCTGACAATCAGAGAAGAGGTTTGTATGAATTCGTGAATAAAGGCTATTTAAAAGAGTATTTAAGTTACGAAGATCCATTGTTACTAAGTAAAATAAGGTCTAGCCTTCATTTTATGATGAGTAATTATACTAAAGTAAGGAGAAGATCCTTAATAGGTAGAAATATTGTTGATGGTCGTGGAAGTAAAAGATTAGTTAATAAACTAGTGAGGTTCTATCGTGAAAAAAGCATTGATACTAGGAGGTAG
- a CDS encoding RNA-guided endonuclease TnpB family protein, translating into MLYVYRFRLYPTKEQVEFLNRQIGHCRFVYNKLLEIAKENYEKEGKKWNYYEYKKLLPKLKGESPFLKEANTQSLQEAVKWLDRAFKNFFKGLAKFPKFKSKKSVNSISIPQHFRIEGNKIKIPKLKTPIKFKKHRKIEGKVRSVSITKLPSGKFYLNVLVDREIEPLSKTENVVAIDVGLTHFCTLSTGEKIENPRHLLKTEEKLQKLQRKLSRKVKGSKKYLKLQRRIAKLHEKIVNQRNDFLHKLSKKIIGDNQAVIVEDLNVKGLLKNSNFSKHIADASWRRFISYLEYKAKLYGRKLIKINLFYPSSKLYSVCGYKNENLKLSDRKWKCPKCGAEHDRDYNAPLNLLKEGLKQLKGLLTIRVVGLERPELTPVERANALVEAGNSSLK; encoded by the coding sequence ATGCTCTACGTTTACAGATTCAGGCTTTATCCTACGAAAGAGCAGGTAGAGTTTCTAAACCGCCAGATAGGACACTGCAGGTTTGTATACAATAAGCTCCTTGAGATAGCAAAAGAAAACTACGAGAAAGAAGGTAAGAAGTGGAACTACTACGAATACAAAAAACTACTTCCAAAACTTAAAGGAGAATCCCCTTTTCTCAAAGAAGCAAACACTCAATCACTTCAAGAAGCGGTAAAGTGGCTTGATAGAGCTTTTAAGAACTTCTTTAAAGGACTTGCAAAATTTCCCAAATTCAAGAGCAAAAAGAGTGTAAACAGCATATCAATACCACAACACTTTCGCATAGAGGGAAACAAAATCAAAATACCAAAACTCAAAACACCAATAAAGTTCAAAAAGCACAGGAAGATAGAAGGAAAAGTAAGGAGCGTTTCCATAACAAAACTTCCATCGGGTAAGTTCTATCTTAATGTTCTCGTTGACAGGGAAATAGAACCACTTTCGAAAACGGAGAATGTAGTAGCGATAGATGTAGGACTTACCCACTTCTGTACCTTATCAACGGGAGAGAAAATAGAAAACCCAAGACACTTACTAAAAACAGAAGAGAAACTCCAAAAGCTCCAAAGGAAGCTATCAAGGAAGGTAAAAGGGAGCAAGAAATATCTCAAGCTCCAAAGGAGGATAGCAAAGTTACACGAAAAGATAGTAAATCAGAGGAACGATTTTCTCCATAAGCTAAGCAAGAAAATAATCGGCGATAACCAAGCCGTGATAGTAGAGGATTTAAACGTCAAGGGACTACTCAAAAACAGCAACTTTTCCAAACACATAGCAGACGCAAGCTGGAGAAGGTTTATCTCTTATCTGGAGTATAAAGCGAAGCTCTACGGTAGGAAGCTCATCAAGATAAACCTGTTTTATCCCTCATCAAAACTCTACTCTGTGTGTGGATACAAGAACGAGAACCTCAAGTTGTCTGATAGGAAGTGGAAGTGTCCCAAGTGTGGAGCAGAACACGATAGGGATTACAATGCACCCCTGAACCTGCTAAAGGAAGGACTAAAACAGTTAAAGGGGTTGCTCACCATACGAGTGGTAGGGCTGGAACGGCCCGAGCTTACGCCCGTGGAGAGAGCTAACGCCCTCGTTGAAGCGGGAAACTCCTCATTGAAATGA
- the pseC gene encoding UDP-4-amino-4,6-dideoxy-N-acetyl-beta-L-altrosamine transaminase, with protein sequence MIPYGRQWIDDEDINAVIDVLKTDFITQGSRIREFESLLAEYLGAKYAVVFNSGTSALHAAYFAVGLEQGDEFITSPLTFVATSNAGLFLGARPVFCDVEMDTGNLNVELLEEKITSRTKLIVPVHYAGHPCDMEKVKEVADKYGLHIVEDACHALGAKYRNFKIGSCKYSDATVFSFHPVKHITTGEGGAVLTNRQDIYEKLLMFRNHGITKDKRKFINHWEGEWYYEMHFLGFNYRMSDIQATLGISQLKKLDKFVKKRRKIAKTYNEAFRSNFYFEIPPEKDYVYHAYHLYPIKVKDREKRKEVFDLLRRKGLGVQVHYIPVYFHPFYQKLGYFRGECPVAEEFYEREISLPIYPRMTDKDVYYILEIVEGVFREIYEN encoded by the coding sequence ATGATTCCTTATGGGAGACAATGGATTGACGATGAAGATATAAATGCTGTTATTGATGTTTTAAAGACAGATTTTATTACCCAAGGATCTAGAATTAGGGAATTTGAAAGTTTATTAGCAGAATACTTAGGAGCTAAGTATGCTGTTGTTTTTAACTCTGGTACATCTGCTCTTCATGCAGCTTACTTTGCTGTAGGATTAGAGCAGGGAGACGAATTTATAACATCTCCTTTAACCTTTGTTGCAACTTCAAATGCAGGACTTTTTTTAGGAGCAAGACCTGTTTTTTGTGATGTTGAGATGGATACTGGTAATCTAAATGTTGAGCTTTTGGAAGAAAAGATAACTTCTCGAACTAAATTGATAGTACCTGTTCATTATGCAGGTCATCCGTGTGATATGGAAAAAGTAAAAGAGGTTGCTGATAAGTATGGACTTCATATAGTTGAGGATGCTTGTCATGCTTTAGGGGCAAAATATAGAAATTTTAAGATAGGAAGTTGTAAATATTCAGATGCTACTGTTTTTAGTTTTCATCCAGTTAAACACATAACAACGGGGGAAGGAGGGGCTGTATTAACTAATAGACAGGATATTTATGAAAAACTTTTGATGTTTAGAAATCATGGAATAACTAAAGATAAAAGAAAATTTATTAATCATTGGGAAGGAGAATGGTATTACGAAATGCATTTTTTGGGATTTAACTATCGTATGAGTGATATTCAGGCAACTCTTGGAATTTCTCAACTCAAAAAACTTGATAAATTTGTTAAGAAAAGAAGAAAAATTGCAAAAACTTATAATGAAGCTTTCAGGAGTAATTTTTATTTTGAAATTCCTCCGGAAAAGGACTATGTGTATCATGCTTACCACTTATATCCCATAAAGGTAAAAGATAGGGAAAAAAGAAAGGAGGTTTTTGATCTCCTAAGGAGAAAAGGATTAGGTGTTCAGGTTCATTATATACCAGTTTATTTTCATCCTTTTTATCAAAAATTAGGGTATTTCAGAGGTGAATGTCCGGTGGCAGAGGAATTTTATGAGAGAGAAATAAGTTTGCCTATATATCCTCGTATGACTGATAAAGATGTATATTATATCTTGGAAATAGTTGAGGGAGTTTTCAGGGAAATTTATGAAAACTAG
- a CDS encoding cytidylyltransferase domain-containing protein, protein MRLAAIVQARTTSTRFPKKVLKDLPYGSGVTVLEQVIRRLKKSNMLDEIIVATTVNPEDDPIVEISRKEDVKCFRGSEKDVLERYYQCARKNNIDIIARITSDCPCIDWNIVDKAISKLLKDNLDYVGVERSYPHGCGDVEVFTFSTLELAHREANRDFEREHVCPYIYKTAPQKFRIALMKAETSLYAPDIRVTLDTPEDYALLCAVFEYLYPQKKFFTTKDIIELFLKKPWLKLINHRVIQKKIYDSFEEELEEAVKILELQELNRVKRFLEENCK, encoded by the coding sequence ATGAGATTAGCGGCAATTGTTCAGGCAAGAACTACATCAACAAGATTTCCTAAAAAAGTTTTAAAAGATCTTCCATATGGTAGTGGGGTCACTGTACTGGAACAAGTTATAAGAAGATTAAAGAAATCGAATATGCTTGATGAAATAATAGTTGCAACTACAGTCAATCCTGAAGATGATCCTATAGTTGAAATTTCAAGAAAGGAAGATGTAAAATGCTTTAGAGGTAGTGAAAAAGACGTGCTTGAGAGGTATTATCAATGTGCTAGGAAAAACAATATAGATATAATAGCAAGAATTACAAGTGATTGTCCTTGCATTGATTGGAATATTGTAGATAAAGCTATTAGTAAACTATTAAAGGATAACTTAGATTATGTTGGAGTAGAAAGGAGTTATCCTCATGGATGTGGAGATGTAGAAGTTTTCACTTTCTCTACTTTGGAATTAGCTCATAGAGAAGCTAATAGAGATTTTGAGAGAGAGCATGTGTGTCCTTATATTTATAAAACAGCGCCACAAAAATTCAGAATAGCGCTAATGAAAGCAGAAACTTCTCTTTATGCACCTGACATACGTGTTACTTTAGATACTCCTGAGGATTATGCTTTGTTATGTGCCGTTTTTGAGTATCTTTATCCACAAAAGAAATTTTTCACTACGAAAGATATTATAGAGTTATTCCTAAAGAAACCATGGTTAAAACTAATTAATCACAGGGTTATTCAGAAGAAGATTTATGACTCTTTTGAAGAAGAACTGGAAGAAGCAGTGAAAATACTTGAATTACAAGAACTAAATAGAGTGAAAAGGTTCTTGGAGGAAAATTGCAAGTAG
- the pseI gene encoding pseudaminic acid synthase — MQKEIRIGKKIVSFNGPTFIVAELSANHKQDIELAKDTIYAIKESGADAVKLQTYTPDTITIDCKNQFFQITGGTLWDGRTLYELYQEAYTPWEWHYELKELAEKLGLVFFSTPFDKTAVDFLEGLDVPAYKIASYEITDIPLIEYVASKGKPILISTGVATLCDIQEAVEACKRVGNDQMILLKCVSAYPTSLEDVNLKTIPNMIETFGCIVGLSDHTLGISVPIAAVALGAKVIEKHFILSKDLDTPDKAFSLTPDEFKEMVKAIREVEIALGKVSYELSDSMKEARKYARSLFVVKDVKAGEVFTEENVRSVRPAGGLHPRFLKEVIGKKAKVNIKKGTPLNWNMID, encoded by the coding sequence GTGCAGAAGGAAATAAGAATTGGAAAGAAAATAGTTTCTTTTAACGGTCCTACTTTTATTGTAGCAGAACTTTCAGCGAACCATAAACAGGACATAGAATTGGCTAAAGATACTATTTATGCTATAAAAGAATCCGGAGCAGATGCGGTTAAACTTCAAACATATACTCCAGATACTATAACTATAGACTGTAAGAACCAATTTTTTCAAATTACTGGTGGCACTTTGTGGGATGGAAGGACTCTTTATGAGCTTTATCAAGAAGCTTACACTCCGTGGGAATGGCATTACGAATTAAAGGAATTAGCTGAAAAACTAGGATTAGTTTTTTTCTCTACTCCTTTTGATAAAACTGCCGTAGATTTCTTAGAGGGGTTAGATGTTCCTGCGTATAAAATTGCTTCTTATGAAATAACGGATATTCCTCTCATAGAGTATGTTGCTTCAAAAGGTAAGCCTATTTTGATTTCTACGGGAGTGGCCACTCTCTGTGATATTCAAGAAGCAGTTGAAGCTTGTAAAAGAGTTGGTAATGACCAGATGATTCTTTTAAAGTGTGTTTCAGCTTATCCTACTTCTTTGGAAGATGTAAACTTGAAGACAATTCCTAACATGATAGAAACTTTTGGTTGTATAGTAGGACTTTCGGATCATACTTTAGGAATTTCTGTGCCAATTGCTGCAGTAGCTTTAGGAGCGAAAGTAATAGAAAAGCATTTTATTTTATCCAAGGATTTAGATACTCCGGATAAAGCATTTTCTCTTACGCCTGATGAGTTCAAGGAAATGGTGAAAGCTATAAGGGAGGTGGAAATAGCTTTAGGAAAAGTTTCTTACGAGCTTAGTGATAGTATGAAGGAAGCTAGGAAGTATGCTAGGTCGTTATTTGTTGTTAAGGATGTTAAAGCTGGAGAAGTTTTTACAGAGGAAAACGTTAGATCTGTAAGGCCTGCAGGTGGATTACATCCTCGGTTCTTAAAGGAGGTGATAGGTAAGAAAGCGAAGGTTAATATAAAAAAAGGAACTCCTTTAAATTGGAATATGATAGATTAA
- the pseB gene encoding UDP-N-acetylglucosamine 4,6-dehydratase (inverting): protein MSIDNKVILITGGTGSFGKAFAKKILEDFNPKKVIIYSRDEYKQYWMQQEFKKHIEKLRFFIGDVRDKERLYRAFDGVDIVIHAAALKHVPLMEYNPIEAVKTNIYGAENVINAAIDRGVEKVVALSTDKAVNPINLYGATKLVADKLFIAANAYAGGKKTSFSIVRYGNVAGSRGSVIPFFMSLVNKGKKELPITDFRMTRFWITLEEGVALVLRALKDSLGGEIFVAKIPSFRIVDLAKAICPDCKLVKVGIRPGEKLHEIMITEEDARTTYDFGDYYVIYPSINWKKKSGAFTKGAKKVPEGFKYSSDRNEKWLSIEELKEKLELLKRNIKF, encoded by the coding sequence GTGAGTATCGATAATAAAGTGATTCTAATAACCGGAGGTACAGGTTCTTTTGGTAAAGCGTTTGCGAAAAAGATTTTGGAAGATTTTAATCCTAAAAAGGTAATTATTTACTCCAGGGATGAGTATAAACAGTACTGGATGCAACAGGAATTTAAGAAACATATAGAAAAATTGCGGTTTTTTATAGGGGATGTTAGAGATAAGGAGCGTCTTTATAGGGCTTTTGATGGAGTTGATATAGTCATTCATGCTGCTGCTTTAAAACATGTTCCTTTAATGGAGTATAATCCTATAGAAGCTGTTAAAACAAATATTTATGGAGCTGAGAATGTGATAAATGCTGCTATTGATAGGGGTGTGGAAAAGGTTGTTGCGCTTTCTACGGATAAAGCAGTTAATCCTATTAATCTTTATGGAGCAACAAAGTTAGTTGCGGATAAACTTTTTATAGCTGCAAATGCTTATGCTGGTGGAAAAAAAACTTCTTTTTCTATTGTTAGATATGGGAATGTTGCAGGCAGTAGAGGTTCTGTTATTCCATTTTTTATGAGCCTTGTGAATAAAGGAAAAAAAGAACTTCCAATTACTGATTTTAGAATGACTAGATTTTGGATAACTTTGGAAGAAGGAGTAGCTCTCGTTTTAAGAGCTTTAAAGGATTCCTTAGGTGGAGAAATTTTTGTTGCAAAAATTCCTTCTTTTAGGATTGTTGATTTAGCTAAAGCTATATGTCCTGATTGTAAGTTAGTTAAAGTTGGAATACGACCAGGAGAAAAGCTTCATGAGATTATGATAACTGAAGAAGACGCAAGAACAACATATGATTTTGGCGATTATTATGTTATTTATCCTTCTATCAATTGGAAAAAGAAAAGTGGAGCATTTACTAAAGGAGCTAAAAAGGTTCCTGAAGGATTTAAATATTCTTCTGATAGAAATGAAAAATGGCTTTCTATTGAAGAGCTTAAAGAAAAATTGGAACTTTTGAAAAGAAATATAAAGTTTTAA
- a CDS encoding ATP-grasp domain-containing protein has protein sequence MKKALILGGSHRDIPLIMAAKKLGYFVITLGNRDYYVGHMFSDKSYKIDFNDLDKVSAIVMDEKVDVLIPGCGEKALINTIILGKKHKIGNFDSLNVINIIHNKWNFKKFCLTNNILVPKGVKVSSIEEIDAINISFPCIVKPLCLSGGRGVSVAKDRNALKKAIKLAQETSQEKEVLVEEFIDGKLIAYSVFVKDHDIAFDFVAKDDVYLNKFLITTAYPIKINNSSLGILRENVKKIIQLLGLKDGPFHLQVILKNNIPYIIDVSRRIPGDLFPYLIEFSTGIKYSEATVKAFIGDRIEYSLLVASRKRFVVRHCLMASRNGVLKEIFVDSSLKRKIIYKIQLMNIGTEIKDYLRNQVGIYFFDFESEKEMIEVVQRINELVFPVVV, from the coding sequence GTGAAAAAAGCATTGATACTAGGAGGTAGTCACAGAGATATTCCTCTTATTATGGCAGCTAAAAAATTGGGATATTTTGTCATAACTCTAGGAAATAGAGATTATTATGTGGGACATATGTTCTCTGATAAAAGCTATAAAATAGACTTTAATGATTTAGATAAGGTTTCAGCGATAGTTATGGATGAAAAAGTTGATGTTTTAATTCCCGGATGCGGAGAAAAGGCTTTAATAAATACGATAATTTTAGGGAAAAAACACAAAATAGGAAATTTTGATAGTTTGAATGTGATTAATATAATTCATAATAAATGGAATTTTAAGAAGTTTTGCTTAACAAACAATATTTTAGTGCCAAAAGGAGTGAAAGTTTCTTCTATTGAAGAAATAGATGCTATTAATATTTCTTTTCCCTGTATAGTCAAGCCTCTTTGTCTTTCTGGAGGTAGGGGTGTTTCTGTAGCTAAAGACAGGAACGCTTTAAAAAAAGCCATAAAACTTGCTCAAGAAACTTCTCAAGAAAAGGAAGTCCTAGTAGAAGAATTCATAGATGGCAAGCTCATAGCTTATTCGGTTTTTGTAAAAGATCACGATATTGCCTTTGATTTTGTAGCAAAAGATGATGTTTACTTAAATAAGTTTTTAATAACAACGGCTTATCCAATAAAAATAAATAATAGTTCATTGGGAATACTAAGAGAAAACGTAAAGAAGATTATTCAGCTTTTAGGTTTGAAAGATGGTCCTTTCCATTTGCAGGTTATCCTAAAGAACAATATTCCTTACATTATTGATGTTTCTAGAAGGATACCAGGGGATCTTTTCCCTTATCTAATTGAATTTTCGACTGGGATAAAATATTCGGAGGCGACTGTTAAGGCTTTTATTGGTGATAGGATAGAGTATTCGTTGCTTGTAGCAAGCAGAAAGAGATTTGTAGTTAGACATTGTTTAATGGCATCAAGAAACGGCGTATTGAAAGAAATATTTGTTGATAGTTCCCTGAAAAGGAAAATTATCTATAAAATTCAATTAATGAATATAGGGACAGAAATAAAAGATTATCTTAGAAATCAAGTTGGGATATATTTTTTTGATTTTGAGTCAGAGAAAGAAATGATTGAAGTCGTTCAGAGGATAAATGAATTAGTTTTCCCAGTTGTAGTTTAA
- a CDS encoding FkbM family methyltransferase: MEVAIYGAGKLGKKLYSVLKKRGINIDQYSGRNSLGDVPIYKLEDAPKNVVVYVSVLEVPYKVPKVIKEIVGDRYLFSSQILKDYGFTKVINFTEWLKEFPEFFKLFLEDEHLWWRKERKRMLNYEKLRKVEDILADEQSKKFLERIINFRENFSYESYLFPSKEILYFPMGIIPRSWKKIKFVDVGSFIGDTLPWLFYIYGEKVESIVCFEPGRENIHILNKTIKCLKNLYPRTDFTVIPAAVWSSPGYAGFDSAGSSSRISNVSSENIVPLVTLDEILKGSAPTYIKMDVEGAEMEALKGAKEVIKKEKPYLAVSIYHRPEDLWEIPLLISKEFSFYKLYIRVHGHFGLETVLYCVPKN, encoded by the coding sequence ATGGAAGTAGCTATATACGGCGCAGGGAAGCTTGGAAAGAAGCTATATTCGGTTTTAAAGAAGAGAGGTATAAATATAGATCAGTATTCAGGAAGAAATTCTCTAGGGGATGTACCAATTTACAAGTTAGAGGATGCTCCAAAGAATGTAGTTGTTTATGTTTCTGTTTTGGAGGTTCCCTATAAAGTTCCTAAAGTAATAAAGGAAATAGTTGGAGATAGATATCTGTTTTCTTCACAAATATTGAAAGATTATGGATTTACTAAAGTAATTAATTTTACTGAATGGTTAAAAGAATTTCCTGAATTTTTTAAACTATTCTTAGAAGATGAACATCTTTGGTGGAGAAAAGAAAGAAAAAGGATGTTAAACTATGAAAAACTTCGTAAAGTAGAAGATATTTTAGCAGATGAGCAAAGTAAAAAATTCTTAGAAAGAATAATAAATTTTAGAGAAAATTTTTCCTATGAGTCTTATTTGTTTCCTTCAAAGGAGATTTTGTATTTCCCAATGGGTATAATTCCGAGAAGTTGGAAAAAAATAAAATTTGTGGATGTTGGAAGTTTTATAGGAGATACACTTCCTTGGCTATTTTATATTTATGGCGAGAAAGTGGAATCTATAGTATGTTTTGAACCTGGAAGGGAAAATATACATATTTTGAATAAAACGATAAAATGTTTAAAGAACTTATATCCAAGAACGGATTTTACTGTCATTCCTGCTGCAGTGTGGAGTTCTCCTGGATATGCAGGCTTTGATTCGGCAGGCTCCTCATCAAGGATATCTAATGTTTCGTCAGAAAATATTGTTCCTCTTGTAACCCTTGATGAAATACTAAAAGGTTCAGCTCCTACATACATAAAAATGGATGTAGAGGGAGCAGAAATGGAAGCTCTTAAAGGTGCAAAGGAAGTAATTAAAAAAGAGAAACCTTATTTAGCTGTATCTATTTATCATCGTCCTGAAGATTTGTGGGAAATACCGCTTTTAATAAGTAAGGAGTTTTCCTTTTATAAACTTTATATAAGAGTTCACGGGCATTTTGGGTTAGAGACTGTACTCTATTGTGTTCCTAAAAATTAA